A region from the Enterobacter roggenkampii genome encodes:
- the fliB gene encoding flagellin lysine-N-methylase, with translation MKQISVTQPKLVADFSCVGGECREHCCQGWTIAFDKSSVNRYLNSKNAAIRQTAKTAIKVTKKNYDHWGEVIFHTESKNCPFMDTEKLCSVHGAMGVQALSPTCSTFPRTSRVYKNEIEKSLNLSCPEVTRLLLNDRESMSMMESVIVQQDVNNAPMIDLKAKVINLFCQNIFSVEGVSVEEQVYAVVKFLMVAEKLDNLEENIGTLETVYFSLVNELVSGKIKTELGGFNQNYSLKFALISLIQSYFTKKATARGGAVLNRYFTQLYQQFESTGDTVPAEKVMENIESVWRDVASGYLATNDHLFKNFFKYKLWEQAFPQNNGRSMLNNLYLIVAEFYFLKTLLAGQALVAGKIEQDNIIDVIYSFHSLSQHNQEAGKLFHQHIDSVKLGDDLSLLQLLI, from the coding sequence GTGAAACAAATCAGTGTCACTCAACCAAAGCTGGTCGCAGATTTTTCATGTGTCGGTGGGGAATGCCGTGAACATTGTTGTCAGGGCTGGACCATCGCGTTTGATAAATCCTCCGTTAACCGCTATCTGAACAGTAAAAATGCCGCCATTCGTCAGACCGCAAAAACGGCGATAAAAGTCACCAAAAAAAACTATGACCACTGGGGTGAAGTGATTTTCCATACGGAAAGTAAAAACTGCCCGTTTATGGATACGGAAAAACTCTGTTCTGTTCATGGCGCCATGGGCGTCCAGGCCTTAAGCCCAACCTGTTCGACATTTCCACGGACAAGCCGGGTCTATAAAAATGAAATCGAAAAATCGCTGAACCTCTCGTGTCCGGAAGTGACCCGACTTCTGTTGAACGATCGGGAGTCTATGTCGATGATGGAATCGGTTATTGTCCAGCAGGACGTCAATAACGCGCCAATGATTGATTTGAAGGCCAAGGTCATCAATCTCTTCTGCCAGAATATATTCAGCGTTGAAGGTGTTAGCGTTGAAGAACAGGTTTACGCCGTGGTGAAATTCCTCATGGTGGCTGAAAAGCTCGATAATCTCGAAGAGAATATCGGCACGCTCGAAACGGTCTATTTCTCGCTGGTTAACGAGCTGGTGAGCGGTAAAATCAAGACGGAGCTTGGCGGGTTTAATCAGAACTACAGCCTGAAATTCGCGCTAATTTCGCTCATCCAGAGCTATTTTACGAAGAAAGCGACAGCCCGCGGCGGTGCGGTATTAAATCGTTATTTTACCCAGCTTTATCAACAGTTTGAGTCTACTGGTGACACCGTTCCGGCAGAGAAGGTCATGGAAAACATCGAGTCCGTCTGGCGCGATGTGGCAAGCGGTTACCTGGCGACCAATGACCATTTATTTAAGAACTTTTTTAAATACAAACTCTGGGAGCAGGCCTTTCCGCAGAACAATGGCCGCAGCATGTTGAATAACCTTTATTTAATCGTCGCGGAGTTCTATTTCCTTAAAACGTTACTTGCCGGTCAGGCACTCGTGGCGGGAAAAATTGAACAAGATAATATTATTGATGTTATTTACAGCTTCCACTCCCTTAGCCAGCATAATCAGGAAGCGGGAAAGCTCTTTCATCA
- the fliE gene encoding flagellar hook-basal body complex protein FliE encodes MAIQGIEGVISQLQATAMTARNQNVADQQPSISFAGQLHAALDRISDTQTAARTQAEKFTLGEPGVALNDVMTDLQKASVSLQMGIQVRNKLVSAYQEVMGMQV; translated from the coding sequence ATGGCTATACAGGGCATTGAAGGGGTAATCAGTCAGCTGCAGGCAACGGCGATGACGGCCCGTAATCAGAATGTGGCAGATCAGCAGCCGAGCATCAGCTTTGCAGGGCAACTGCATGCCGCTCTTGACCGTATCAGTGATACCCAGACCGCAGCGCGCACGCAGGCTGAGAAGTTCACCCTCGGCGAGCCGGGCGTGGCGCTGAATGATGTGATGACCGATTTGCAAAAAGCCTCGGTTTCCCTGCAGATGGGGATCCAGGTGCGTAACAAGCTGGTGTCGGCTTATCAAGAGGTCATGGGGATGCAGGTCTAA
- the fliF gene encoding flagellar basal-body MS-ring/collar protein FliF: MSATASTAPQNKSLEWMNRLRANPKIPLIVAGAAAIAILVAMVLWAKSPDYRTLYSNLSDQDGGAIVTQLTQMNIPYRFADNGGALEVPADKVHELRLRLAQQGLPKGGAVGFELLDQEKFGISQFSEQVNYQRALEGELARTIETLGPVKSARVHLAMPKPSLFVREQKSPSASVTVNLEPGRALDEGQISAVTHLVSSAVAGLPPGNVTLVDQSGHLLTQSNTAGRDLNDAQLKYAADVESRLQRRIEAILGPVVGNSNVHAQVTAQIDFSNKEQTEEQYSPNGDAAQAVMRSRQINTSEQIGGANPGGVPGALSNQPAPANAAPISTPPANQQNGQQNNQQTTSTATNSGPRNSSRNETTNYEVDRTIRHTKLNVGDIQRLSVAVVVNYKTLADGKPLPLTAEQMKQIENLTREAMGYSEKRGDTLNVVNSPFNSVEETGGELPFWQQQAFIDQLMSAGRWLLVLIVAWLLWRKGVRPQLQRRAEAEKAAREQMNARQETEEAVEVRLSKDEQMQQRRANQRMGAEVMSQRIREMSDNDPRVVALVIRQWMGNEHE; this comes from the coding sequence ATGAGTGCAACAGCATCGACAGCGCCGCAGAATAAATCACTCGAGTGGATGAACCGCCTTCGCGCGAATCCTAAAATCCCGTTGATCGTGGCAGGCGCTGCCGCAATTGCGATCCTTGTAGCGATGGTCCTGTGGGCGAAAAGCCCTGATTACCGGACGCTCTACAGTAACCTTTCCGATCAGGATGGCGGCGCCATCGTCACCCAGCTGACCCAGATGAACATCCCTTATCGCTTTGCCGATAATGGCGGTGCGCTGGAGGTTCCGGCAGATAAGGTGCACGAACTGCGTCTGCGCCTGGCCCAGCAGGGGCTGCCGAAGGGCGGCGCGGTAGGCTTTGAGCTGCTGGATCAGGAAAAATTCGGTATCAGCCAGTTCAGCGAGCAGGTGAACTACCAGCGTGCGCTGGAAGGTGAGCTGGCCCGCACCATTGAAACATTAGGCCCGGTGAAGAGTGCCCGCGTGCATCTGGCGATGCCTAAACCTTCCTTATTTGTCCGCGAACAGAAATCGCCTTCGGCTTCCGTGACCGTGAACCTTGAGCCTGGCCGCGCGCTGGACGAAGGGCAAATCAGCGCGGTGACGCATCTCGTCTCCAGCGCCGTGGCCGGTCTGCCGCCGGGTAACGTGACGCTGGTTGACCAGAGCGGTCACCTGCTGACGCAATCCAATACCGCCGGTCGCGATCTGAATGACGCGCAACTGAAATATGCCGCCGATGTGGAAAGCCGTCTCCAGCGTCGTATCGAAGCGATCCTGGGTCCGGTGGTGGGCAACAGCAACGTGCACGCGCAGGTGACCGCGCAGATCGACTTCTCGAATAAAGAACAAACCGAAGAGCAGTACAGCCCGAACGGAGATGCGGCGCAGGCGGTTATGCGTTCGCGCCAGATCAACACCAGCGAGCAGATTGGCGGCGCAAACCCGGGCGGCGTGCCGGGCGCGCTGTCTAACCAGCCTGCCCCGGCTAACGCGGCGCCGATCTCTACGCCGCCGGCCAATCAGCAGAACGGCCAGCAGAATAACCAGCAGACCACCTCAACGGCGACGAACAGCGGTCCACGAAACAGCAGCCGTAACGAAACCACGAACTACGAAGTGGATAGGACGATTCGCCACACTAAACTGAACGTGGGCGATATTCAGCGTCTCTCCGTTGCGGTAGTGGTCAACTACAAAACGCTGGCGGATGGCAAACCGTTGCCGTTGACCGCCGAGCAGATGAAGCAGATTGAAAACCTGACCCGTGAAGCGATGGGTTACTCCGAGAAGCGCGGCGATACCCTCAACGTGGTGAACTCACCGTTCAACTCGGTGGAAGAGACCGGCGGTGAACTGCCGTTCTGGCAACAGCAGGCGTTTATCGACCAGCTGATGTCCGCAGGACGCTGGCTGCTGGTGCTGATTGTCGCGTGGCTGCTGTGGCGCAAGGGCGTTCGTCCTCAGCTCCAGCGCCGTGCTGAAGCCGAAAAAGCGGCTCGCGAGCAGATGAATGCGCGTCAGGAAACGGAAGAAGCGGTTGAAGTGCGCCTCAGCAAAGATGAACAGATGCAGCAGCGCCGCGCTAACCAGCGCATGGGTGCCGAGGTGATGAGCCAGCGCATTCGCGAAATGTCAGATAACGATCCGCGCGTCGTGGCGCTGGTCATCCGTCAGTGGATGGGTAACGAACATGAGTAA
- the fliG gene encoding flagellar motor switch protein FliG — protein sequence MSNTLTGTDKSVILLMTIGEDRAAEVFKHLSQREVQILSAAMANVRQISNKQLTEVLSEFEQEAEQFAALNVNANDYLRSVLVKALGEERAASLLEDILETRDTASGIETLNFMEPQSAADLIRDEHPQIIATILVHLKRGQAADILALFEERLRHDVMLRIATFGGVQPAALAELTEVLNNLLDGQNLKRSKMGGVRTAAEIINLMKTQQEEAVITAVREFDGELAQKIIDEMFLFENLVEVDDRSIQRLLQEVDSESLLIALKGAEQPLREKFLRNMSQRAADILRDDLANRGPVRLSQVENEQKAILLIVRRLAETGEMVIGSGDDTYV from the coding sequence ATGAGTAATACGCTTACGGGCACCGATAAAAGCGTCATCCTGCTGATGACCATTGGCGAAGATCGCGCGGCAGAGGTGTTTAAACACCTCTCCCAGCGGGAAGTGCAAATTCTCAGTGCGGCGATGGCCAACGTGCGTCAAATCTCCAACAAGCAGCTGACCGAAGTGCTGTCGGAGTTTGAGCAGGAAGCCGAACAGTTTGCCGCGCTGAACGTCAACGCCAACGACTACCTGCGTTCCGTGCTGGTCAAGGCGCTGGGCGAAGAGCGTGCCGCCAGCCTGCTGGAAGACATTCTGGAAACGCGCGATACCGCCAGCGGTATCGAAACGCTTAACTTTATGGAACCGCAGAGTGCCGCGGACCTTATTCGCGACGAGCACCCGCAGATTATCGCCACCATCCTTGTCCACCTCAAACGTGGTCAGGCGGCCGATATTCTGGCGCTGTTCGAAGAGCGTCTGCGTCACGATGTGATGCTGCGTATCGCCACCTTCGGCGGCGTCCAGCCTGCCGCGCTGGCGGAGCTGACCGAGGTGCTGAACAACCTGCTCGACGGCCAGAACCTCAAGCGCAGCAAAATGGGCGGCGTGAGAACGGCGGCGGAAATCATCAACCTGATGAAAACGCAGCAGGAAGAGGCCGTCATTACGGCGGTTCGCGAATTCGACGGCGAGCTGGCACAGAAAATCATCGACGAGATGTTCCTGTTCGAAAACCTCGTCGAAGTGGACGACCGCAGCATCCAGCGCCTGCTCCAGGAAGTGGATTCCGAGTCGCTGCTTATCGCCCTCAAAGGCGCCGAGCAGCCGCTGCGCGAGAAGTTCCTGCGCAACATGTCTCAACGTGCGGCCGATATCCTGCGCGACGACCTTGCCAACCGTGGTCCGGTTCGTCTGTCTCAGGTGGAAAACGAACAGAAAGCCATTCTGCTTATCGTTCGTCGTCTGGCGGAAACCGGCGAGATGGTGATTGGCAGTGGAGACGACACCTATGTCTAA
- the fliS gene encoding flagellar export chaperone FliS yields MYNTSGVQSYQQIGVESAVMNASPHQLIVMLFDGAHSALVRARLFLEAGQIREKGEALSKAINIIDNGLKAGLNMEVESELSGNLASLYEYMVRRLLLANVSNDVDAIVEVEGLLNNIADAWKQIGPNASSISG; encoded by the coding sequence ATGTATAACACCTCTGGTGTTCAATCCTATCAGCAGATAGGAGTCGAAAGCGCAGTGATGAATGCCAGTCCACACCAGCTGATTGTCATGTTGTTCGACGGGGCGCATAGCGCCCTTGTCCGCGCGCGTTTGTTCCTGGAAGCCGGACAAATTCGTGAAAAAGGCGAAGCGTTATCCAAAGCCATCAACATCATCGACAACGGTTTAAAAGCAGGACTGAACATGGAGGTTGAGAGCGAGTTGTCCGGTAACCTTGCCTCCTTGTACGAATATATGGTTCGACGTTTGTTACTGGCGAATGTCAGTAATGACGTAGACGCAATTGTTGAAGTCGAGGGTTTATTAAACAACATTGCGGATGCGTGGAAGCAAATCGGCCCCAATGCGTCCTCTATTTCAGGATAA
- a CDS encoding flagellin produces the protein MAVINTNLLSLTTQNNLNKSQSSLGTAIERLSSGLRINSAKDDAAGQAIANRMTSQIKGMNQAARNANDGISMAQTAEGSLNEINNNLQRVRELAVQASNGTNSTSDLASLQDEVTARLAEINRVAGKTDFNGIKLLDGSAGAAGVVKIQVGVNDGDTIDLDLSGAKADTTTLGVNAIDLKSVQPTDLATIDAAIAKVDKARSGLGAVQNRFTSAINNLNNTSNNLSAAQSRIQDADYATEVSNMSRAQILQQAGTSVLSQANQVPQTVLSLLR, from the coding sequence ATGGCAGTTATCAATACTAACCTGTTGTCCCTGACCACTCAGAACAACCTGAACAAATCTCAGTCTTCTCTGGGCACTGCTATTGAGCGTCTGTCTTCAGGTCTGCGTATCAACAGCGCGAAAGACGATGCCGCTGGCCAGGCGATTGCAAACCGCATGACCTCCCAGATCAAGGGGATGAATCAGGCAGCACGTAACGCCAACGACGGTATCTCCATGGCGCAGACTGCTGAAGGCTCCCTGAACGAAATCAACAACAACCTGCAGCGCGTTCGTGAACTGGCTGTTCAGGCAAGCAACGGCACCAACAGCACCTCTGACCTGGCTTCTCTGCAGGATGAAGTAACCGCTCGTCTGGCTGAAATCAACCGCGTTGCGGGCAAAACTGACTTCAACGGCATCAAACTGCTGGATGGTTCTGCTGGTGCAGCTGGCGTAGTTAAAATTCAGGTTGGCGTTAACGACGGCGACACCATCGATCTGGACCTGAGCGGTGCTAAAGCTGACACCACCACCCTGGGCGTGAACGCTATCGACCTGAAAAGCGTACAACCTACCGACCTGGCAACTATCGACGCAGCTATCGCTAAAGTTGATAAAGCACGTTCAGGCCTGGGTGCTGTGCAGAACCGCTTCACTTCTGCCATCAACAACCTGAACAACACCTCTAACAACCTGTCTGCTGCTCAGTCCCGTATCCAGGACGCTGACTACGCAACTGAAGTTTCCAACATGTCCCGCGCGCAGATCCTGCAGCAGGCTGGTACTTCTGTTCTGTCTCAGGCAAACCAGGTTCCACAGACCGTTCTGTCTCTGCTGCGTTAA
- the fliD gene encoding flagellar filament capping protein FliD → MATISNLGIGSAGLGDLYNQLEAAEKTKLTTITSQQSTYNAQLSAYGKLQSAMTSLQTATAALGKATTWNSTSVSSTNTAFTATTTADASVGSFVVNVNQVAKAQALTTGSYANNTDLLGDTTGTTRKITITQPGTKTPLEVTLADGDTSLAGIASAINKANGNVTASVIKAKDGDYRLMLSSKTTGTDGAMTVSVTGDAKLQSAIGYDSTTKTGALTVNTDAQNAIVVVNNISIERQSNTITDALPGVTFSLKAESKADETLEVTRATDANQKAITDWVTAYNSLQSTINSLTKYVPVDAGSGSQSTSNGALVGDANVRGIQSQLRGLLTEVQAGSVQIMAQLGITQDPVKGADGTVGNLKVDTDKLKKALTENPNAVQQYFVGDGKKTGMATQMNNTLTSMLSTSTGSAGVIQNAKDGINKTLKTLGERYDAMDAQIEATMARYKTQFTSLDVLVTKMTNTANYLTQQFSQK, encoded by the coding sequence ATGGCTACTATCAGTAACCTCGGGATAGGTTCTGCAGGACTCGGGGATTTATATAATCAGTTGGAAGCGGCAGAGAAAACCAAGCTGACGACGATTACTTCCCAGCAATCAACGTATAACGCACAGTTAAGCGCTTACGGCAAGCTGCAGAGCGCCATGACATCGCTGCAGACTGCCACCGCTGCACTGGGTAAAGCCACCACCTGGAACTCAACGTCCGTGAGCAGCACCAACACGGCCTTTACCGCCACGACGACGGCTGACGCCTCCGTGGGTTCCTTTGTGGTTAACGTCAACCAGGTTGCAAAGGCACAGGCGCTCACAACCGGCTCCTATGCAAACAACACGGATTTGTTAGGCGATACGACAGGTACGACCCGTAAAATCACCATCACCCAGCCGGGCACGAAAACGCCTTTAGAGGTCACACTGGCCGATGGTGATACGTCGCTGGCCGGGATCGCGAGCGCCATTAACAAAGCGAACGGCAACGTCACCGCCAGCGTTATTAAAGCGAAAGACGGTGATTACCGCCTGATGCTGTCATCAAAAACCACCGGTACCGATGGTGCGATGACCGTCAGCGTCACCGGCGACGCCAAGCTGCAAAGCGCAATTGGCTACGATTCAACCACCAAAACGGGCGCGCTGACGGTGAACACCGACGCGCAGAACGCGATTGTGGTGGTGAACAACATCTCTATCGAGCGCCAGTCGAATACCATTACCGATGCGCTGCCTGGCGTGACTTTCTCGCTGAAAGCAGAAAGCAAGGCAGATGAAACACTAGAGGTGACTCGCGCAACGGATGCTAACCAGAAGGCGATTACGGACTGGGTCACGGCGTACAACTCGCTGCAGTCCACCATTAACAGCCTCACAAAATATGTGCCGGTCGATGCAGGCTCTGGCAGCCAGTCTACCAGCAACGGCGCGCTGGTCGGTGATGCGAACGTGCGTGGGATCCAGTCTCAGCTGCGCGGTCTGCTGACCGAAGTGCAGGCCGGCTCTGTTCAAATCATGGCCCAACTGGGGATTACCCAGGACCCGGTAAAAGGCGCAGACGGTACCGTCGGTAACCTGAAGGTCGATACCGACAAGCTGAAAAAAGCGCTGACCGAAAACCCGAACGCCGTACAGCAGTATTTTGTCGGTGACGGGAAGAAAACCGGCATGGCGACCCAGATGAATAACACGCTGACCTCCATGCTCAGCACCAGTACCGGCAGCGCCGGTGTGATCCAGAACGCGAAAGACGGGATCAACAAAACGCTGAAAACTCTGGGTGAACGTTACGATGCCATGGATGCCCAAATTGAAGCCACCATGGCGCGTTACAAAACCCAGTTCACCAGCCTGGACGTATTAGTCACCAAAATGACCAATACAGCCAACTACCTGACCCAACAGTTCTCACAGAAATAG
- the yedD gene encoding lipoprotein YedD, whose product MKKIAIAGALLALTGCVQVDNYKEVIKHPVPAHLAGYWQSKGPQSKMVSPEAIATLVVTEEGDTLDCRQWQRVIAVPGKIMLRSDSYYNVTRKLDIYPLERDGSTLEYDGLELQKVDRPTVECADYLSKHPLESKLP is encoded by the coding sequence ATGAAAAAAATAGCAATTGCTGGCGCGCTGCTGGCACTGACCGGGTGCGTTCAGGTCGATAATTATAAAGAGGTGATCAAGCATCCTGTCCCGGCGCATCTGGCGGGATACTGGCAGTCAAAAGGGCCGCAGAGCAAAATGGTCAGCCCTGAAGCGATTGCCACGCTGGTGGTGACGGAAGAGGGCGATACGCTGGACTGCCGTCAGTGGCAGCGCGTGATTGCCGTGCCGGGTAAAATCATGCTGCGTTCAGACAGTTATTACAACGTGACGCGCAAGCTGGATATTTATCCGCTGGAGCGCGATGGCTCGACGCTTGAGTACGACGGGCTGGAGCTGCAGAAGGTCGATCGCCCAACGGTTGAGTGTGCCGATTACCTGAGCAAGCATCCGCTGGAGAGTAAACTACCGTAG
- the fliT gene encoding flagella biosynthesis regulatory protein FliT → MNNPSAALSHWQALHAQSIAMLNLAHSGQWDALIEQEMHYVQLVERISQTPIMSCPPAQVEQARALLEMILENENALKALLKVRMDELRNLIDQTGKQQSITSTYGKLSGNILYPESFTRDTQL, encoded by the coding sequence ATGAATAATCCCAGCGCAGCGCTTAGCCACTGGCAGGCGTTACATGCTCAGAGCATTGCTATGCTAAATCTCGCACATTCTGGTCAATGGGATGCGCTTATCGAGCAGGAAATGCATTATGTACAACTGGTGGAGAGGATTTCTCAAACACCCATTATGTCATGCCCTCCGGCTCAGGTTGAGCAAGCGCGTGCGCTGCTGGAAATGATCCTTGAAAATGAGAATGCGCTAAAAGCGCTGCTGAAAGTCCGAATGGACGAACTGCGCAATCTGATCGATCAAACCGGCAAACAGCAATCCATCACGTCTACCTATGGAAAGCTGTCAGGGAATATTCTTTACCCAGAAAGTTTTACCCGCGACACACAACTATGA
- the amyA gene encoding alpha-amylase, giving the protein MKNPTLLQCFHWYYPAGGELWREVTALAPNLNEIGINMIWLPPAYKGASGGYSVGYDSYDLFDLGEFDQKGSIATKYGDKAQLLEAIDALKRNDIAVLLDVVVNHKMGADEKESVRVQRVNEQDRTQIDDEVIECEAWTRYTFPARAGQYSQFIWDYKCFSGVDHIENPDEDGIFKIVNDYTGEGWNDQVDDEMGNFDYLMGENIDFRNHAVTEEIKYWARWVMEQTRCDGFRLDAVKHIPAWFYKEWIEHVQEVADQPLFIVAEYWSHEVDKLQAYIDQVEGKTMLFDAPLQMKFHEASRQGRDYDMSQIFTGTLVEADPFHAVTLVANHDTQPLQALEAPVEAWFKPLAYALILLRENGVPSVFYPDLFGASYDDTGGDGETYHIDMPVIEQLHELILARQRFAHGVQTLFFDHPNCIAFSRSGTEDDPGCVVVMSNGDDGEKVICLGENYGNKTWRDFLGNREETVTTAADGEGTFTCKGGSVSVWVIEDAL; this is encoded by the coding sequence ATGAAAAACCCCACCCTGTTACAATGTTTTCACTGGTACTACCCTGCTGGCGGTGAATTGTGGCGAGAGGTCACGGCGTTAGCCCCCAATCTTAACGAAATCGGCATTAACATGATCTGGCTCCCGCCCGCCTATAAAGGCGCGTCAGGCGGATATTCTGTCGGCTATGACTCCTATGACCTGTTCGATCTGGGCGAGTTTGACCAGAAAGGCAGTATCGCCACGAAATACGGTGACAAAGCGCAGCTGCTGGAAGCCATCGACGCCCTCAAGCGCAACGACATTGCCGTGCTGCTGGACGTAGTGGTCAACCACAAAATGGGGGCAGATGAGAAAGAGTCTGTGCGCGTTCAGCGCGTGAACGAGCAGGATCGCACGCAGATCGACGATGAGGTCATCGAGTGCGAAGCCTGGACCCGCTACACCTTCCCTGCCCGCGCCGGGCAATATTCCCAGTTTATCTGGGACTACAAATGCTTCAGCGGCGTCGACCACATTGAAAACCCCGATGAAGACGGCATTTTTAAAATCGTCAACGACTACACCGGCGAAGGCTGGAACGATCAGGTTGATGATGAGATGGGTAACTTCGACTATCTGATGGGTGAAAATATCGACTTTCGCAATCACGCCGTCACCGAGGAGATCAAATACTGGGCCCGCTGGGTCATGGAACAGACGCGCTGCGACGGTTTTCGTCTGGACGCCGTCAAGCATATTCCCGCCTGGTTCTACAAAGAGTGGATTGAGCACGTCCAGGAGGTCGCCGACCAGCCGCTGTTTATCGTGGCGGAATACTGGTCTCACGAGGTGGATAAACTTCAGGCCTATATCGACCAGGTCGAAGGCAAAACCATGCTGTTTGATGCCCCCCTGCAGATGAAATTCCACGAGGCGTCACGTCAGGGCCGGGATTACGACATGAGCCAAATCTTTACCGGCACGCTGGTGGAAGCCGATCCGTTTCATGCGGTCACCCTCGTCGCAAACCATGACACCCAGCCTTTGCAGGCGCTGGAAGCCCCGGTCGAAGCCTGGTTTAAACCGCTGGCGTATGCGCTGATCCTGCTGCGGGAAAATGGCGTGCCGAGCGTCTTTTACCCTGACCTCTTTGGCGCCAGCTATGACGATACGGGTGGAGATGGAGAGACGTACCATATTGATATGCCGGTCATTGAGCAGCTCCACGAGCTGATCCTCGCGCGCCAGCGTTTTGCCCACGGCGTGCAGACGCTCTTTTTTGACCATCCTAACTGCATCGCCTTCAGCCGCAGCGGCACGGAAGACGATCCCGGCTGCGTGGTGGTGATGTCGAACGGGGACGACGGCGAGAAGGTAATTTGCCTGGGGGAAAACTACGGCAACAAAACGTGGCGTGATTTTCTCGGCAATCGCGAAGAAACGGTCACCACGGCGGCAGATGGCGAAGGGACGTTTACCTGCAAAGGCGGAAGCGTGAGCGTGTGGGTAATTGAGGATGCGCTGTAG
- the fliH gene encoding flagellar assembly protein FliH has translation MSNELPWKRWTPDDLAPPLSEFTPAAIPTEALDPDVEQPELSEEEQQAQMLAQLQMQAHEQGYNAGLNEGRQKGQELGYQEGLAKGLEHGIDQARQQQAPIHARMQQLVSEFQHTLDALDSVIASRLMQMALEAARQVIGQTPVVDNTALIKQIQGLLQQEPLFSGKPQLRVHPDDLQRVEESLGATLNLHGWRLRGDPSLHHGGCKVSADEGDLDASVATRWQELCRLAAPGVV, from the coding sequence ATGTCTAATGAGCTGCCGTGGAAGCGCTGGACGCCGGACGATCTGGCCCCTCCCCTCTCCGAGTTCACGCCAGCCGCGATCCCGACCGAGGCCCTTGACCCGGACGTCGAGCAGCCCGAGCTGAGCGAAGAGGAGCAGCAGGCGCAAATGCTGGCTCAGCTGCAAATGCAGGCGCACGAGCAGGGCTACAATGCCGGTCTGAACGAAGGTCGGCAGAAAGGCCAAGAGCTGGGGTATCAGGAAGGCCTGGCGAAAGGGTTAGAGCACGGTATCGATCAGGCGCGCCAGCAGCAGGCGCCGATCCATGCCCGCATGCAGCAGCTGGTCAGCGAGTTTCAGCACACGCTGGACGCGCTGGACAGCGTGATTGCCTCGCGACTGATGCAGATGGCGCTGGAAGCCGCGCGTCAGGTGATCGGCCAGACGCCCGTGGTGGATAACACCGCGCTAATCAAACAAATTCAGGGTCTGCTGCAGCAGGAGCCGCTGTTCAGCGGGAAGCCGCAGCTGCGCGTCCACCCGGACGACCTGCAGCGCGTGGAAGAGAGCCTGGGTGCGACGCTAAACCTGCACGGCTGGCGTCTGCGCGGCGACCCGTCGTTACATCACGGCGGTTGCAAAGTTTCTGCCGATGAAGGCGATCTGGATGCCAGCGTCGCCACCCGCTGGCAGGAACTGTGTCGCCTGGCGGCACCGGGAGTCGTCTGA